TACGAGCGGATGGGCATCGAACCTGGAACGGACGTTCTGGGTGGCGGCGAACCCGCCTCCATCACCGAACCGTACAGCGAGGACTACACCATGCTCCGGACGTGGGTACTCCCGTCGCTGTCGATGGTGCTGGAGAACAACACCCACCGCGCGTACCCGCAGGACCTCGCCGAAATCGGCCACGTGGCCCATCGCGACGACGACGAGAACACTCGCGTCGCCGAAGCACGACACGTCGCTGCCGTCCTCGCACGCCACGACGTGAGCTACGAGGACGCGAAGGCCCGTCTCGCGACGCTCTGCCGCGACTTCGACGTCGAACTGGAGACGCCGGCGACCGAGCACCCGTCGTTCATCCCCGGTCGAACTGCCGCCGTCGTCATCGACGGTGAAGAAGTCGGTATCGTCGGTGAACTCCACCCGAAGGTCATCGTCGAACACGACCTCGAACTGCCGGTCGCGGCGTTCGAATTCGACCTGTCTGCGCTACAGTAGCGCGTCAGGTTTCTGTTTTCTTCTCGAATGTGCCGACGGGTTCCGTGAGGTTATCTACTCCCGAGTCCTCCGGAGTCCCGATGAAAATCCTCGTAACCGGCGCAACCGGGCAACAGGGCGGCGCCGTCATCGACCACCTTCTCGCTGACGAATCGGGTCAGTACGAGGTGTACGGACTCACTCGCGACCTGTCGAGTGCCGCTGCTCGGTCGCTCGTCGAACGCGGCGTCCACGTCGTCGAAGGTGATTTGCGCGACCGAGACCGGATGGTGACGCTCCTCGAAGGCGTCGACGGCGTCTTCTGCGTGACGACGTTCTTCGAAGACGGCCCAGAGATTGAGACCGAACAAGGCGTGACCGTTGCTGACGCCGCGGCCGAGGTTGGCGTCTCTCACTTCGTCTACGCGTCTGTCTCCGCTGCGGACCGCGCCCCACTCGCGCACTTCCAGTCGAAGTTCGCTGTCGAAGAACACATCCGCGGGCTCGACCTTCCAGCGACGATTATCCGCCCGCCGTACTTCATGCAGAACTTCGAGTGGCTTCGAGGTGACATCGAGGCCGGAACGCTCCAGTTACCGCTGTCACCAGACAGCGTCCTCCACATGGTCTCGCCGACGATATCGGCCAGACGGTCGCGGCCGCATTCGCCGACCCCGACCGATTCGTCGGCGAGACCATCGACCTCGTGGGCGACGCACTGACACCCACCGAAATCGCTGCCACGTTCGCCGACGTGCTGGATATCGCGGTCGAGTTCGTCTCGGTCCCACTCGACGAGTACCGCGAGCAGCGCGGCGACGAAATCGCCGACATGTACGCGTGGTTCGACGACGGCGCGTACGACGCGACCCGTCCGGACCTCTCTCGATTTGGCATCTCGCTCCGAACGCTCGCACAGCACCTCGCCGACAACGACACGTGGCGGCCCGCACCTGCCCCGGTTAGATAACTACGGGTAATTTAAGATTCCTCGTCATTCCTTTTGTGCATTTGGTTTGAGAACGATAGAAACCTTTAGGATGTAACTCATCGCCAGTTCTTGTATGAACGATTATGAACTAACCCGCGAGACGCTGGCAGTCACCCACGGCGAGCGCGGACAGGCCCCCGCACCCGGTATCGAAGACGTCGTCATCCCGCTTCACCTGTCGTCGACGTATTCGGTTCCCGACGTGGACCCCGATGCGGACCTCGAACTGCTGGACCCGGACGCGGGTGAGTTTCTCTATTCGCGCTTGTCGAACCCCACGCGTAACGCGTTAGAGCATCGGTTAGCAGCGCTCGAAGGGGCCGAACACGCCCTCGCGTTCGTCTCCGGGACGGCGGCGATTGCGGCGACGATGACGGCGGTGATTCGCCCCGGCGACCACATCGTCGCGTTCGAAGACCTCTACGGCGGGACCAAGACGATGCTCAACCGCCTCTTCGGCGAACGACTCGGCGTCGACGTGACGTTCGTGGACGCGACGGACCCCGAAAACGTCGAATCCGCGATGCGTGACGAGACGCGCCTCATCTGGATGGAGACGCCGACGAATCCGCTCATGCACCTGTGTGACATCGAGGCCATCGCGGCAATCGCCGACGAGTGGGACGCCGTCTTCGGCGTGGACAACACGTTCCTCAGTCCGTACTTCCAGAACCCGCTGTCACTCGGCGCCGACGTGGTCGTCCACAGCACCACGAAGTACCTCAACGGCCACTCCGACTCGATTGGGGGCGCCGTCGTCACCAACCGTGACGATATCATGGACGAACTCGCGTTCCTCCAGCGCGTCGGCATGGGGTCGATGCTCTCGCCGTTCGACTCGTACATGACCCTTCGCGGTATCAAGACCCTCCCGCTTCGGATGCGCCAACACGAAGAGAACGCGATGGAGATTGCGCGGTTCCTCGAATCTCACGAGGCCGTCACGCGCGTCCTGTATCCGGGCCTCGAATCTCACCCACAACACGAACTCGCCGCACGCCAACAGTCTGGATTCGGTGGGGTGCTCTCGTTCGAGCTCGACACCGACCTCGACGGCACGGCCGAGTTCCTCGGTCGCCTCCGTGAGTTCCCACTCGCAGTCAGTCTCGGTGGCGTCGAGAGTCTCATCGAGCATCCGGCGACGATGACGCACTCGCCGCTCGCACAGACCGAACGCGACGCACTCGGTATCTCGGACTCGTTGCTCCGGATGTCTGTCGGTGTCGAGCACGTCGACGACCTCCTCGCAGACCTCGACGCGGCGCTGGCCTCGGTCTGAAGTCGCGTCGGTATTCCTTCCACGGCCCCAACCCGTTTGTCTGGGCCGCTAACCGAGTTGTTTAACAGTCTACCCAGTGGTAGATACGCCAAACCAATGCCGAGCGGAGAATACGACCCGGAAACCGTCGAGGCGAACTGGCAAGAGAGGTGGGTCGACGAAGACCTGTACGCGTACCCAGCGGGTGCTGTAGACCCCGACACCGTCTTCTCCATCGACTCGCCGCCGCCGACTGTCTCCGGGAGTCTTCACTGGGGCCACGTCTACGGCTTTACTCTCCAAGACTTCGTCGCCCGGTTCAACCGGATGCGTGGCGAGGAGGTTTACTTCCCGTTCGGATACGACGACAACGGAATCGCGTCCGAACTGCTGACCGAAGAGGAACTCGGCATCAAGCACCAGGACTACGAGCGACGCGAGTTCCAGAAACTCTGCCGCGAGGTCACCTCGAAGTACGAAGCGGAGTTCACCGAGAAGATGCAGAACCTCGGTATCTCTATCGACTGGGACCAGACGTACCAGACGATTTCGCCCGAGGTCCAGCGCATCTCGCAGCTCTCGTTCGTCGACCTCTACGAGAAGGACCGCCAGTACCGCCAGCGCGCGCCAGCCATCTGGTGTCCCGAGTGTGAGACCGCGATTTCGCAAGTCGAAACTGAAGACGACGAACAGCATTCGCACTTCCACGACATCGAGTTCGGCGTCGCCGATTCGGACGATTCGTTCGTCATCTCGACGACGCGTCCCGAACTCCTCCCTGCGTGTGTCGCCGTCTTCGTCCACCCCGACGACGACGACAACCAGCACCTCGTCGGTCAAGAGGCGGAGGTTCCGCTGTTCGGTCAGCGCGTGCCCATCCTCGAAGACGAGCGTGTCGACTTAGAGACCGGAACGGGCCTCGTCATGTGCTGTACCTTCGGTGACCAGACGGACATCGAGTGGTACCAGGCACACGACCTGCCCCTCCGCGTCGCCATCGACGAGTCCGGCACGATGACCGAGGTTGCCGACGAGTACGCCGGTCTGTCCTCTGACGAGGCCCGCGAGGCAATCGTCTCGGACCTCGACGACGTCGATGCACTCCTCGACAAGCGCGCCATCACGCACACGGTCAACGTCCACGAACGCTGTGGCACGAGCGTCGAGTTCCTCGTCAAAGACCAGTGGTACATCAAACTGCTCGACAAGCGCGAGGAGTACCTCGAAGCAGGTGAACAGATGGACTGGTTCCCGGACAAGATGTTTACGCGGTACAAGAACTGGATCGAAGGACTCCAGTGGGACTGGGCCATCTCGCGCCAGCGCTCGTCCGGAATTCCGTTCCCGGTCTGGTACTGCGGCGACTGTGAACACGTCGTCGTCGCCGAGCGCGAAGACCTGCCGGTCGACCCGCTTTCGGACGACCCGCCGGTCGATTCGTGTCCCGAGTGTGGTCACGACGAGTTCGTCGCCGAAGACGACGTCTTCGACACCTGGGCGACGTCGTCGCTCACGCCACTCATCAACGCTGGATGGGACTGGGACCCCGAGACCGAGTCGTTCGAGATGGACAAGCCCGAACTCTACCCGTTCGACATGCGCCCGCAGGGCCACGACATCATCTCGTTCTGGCTGTTCCACACGGTCGTCAAGTGCTACGAGCACACCGGCGAGGTTCCGTTCGACAGCGTGATGATCAACGGGATGGTCCTCGACGAGAACCGCGAGAAGATGTCGAAGTCCGTCGGCAACGTCGTCTCCCCCGACCAGGTTCTGGAGAAGTTCCCCGTCGACGCCGCCCGCTACTGGGCCGCCGGAAGCGCCGTCGGCGACGACCTCCCATATCAGGAGAAGGGCCTCGTCGCGGGCGAGAAACTGATGCGCAAACTCTGGAACGCGTCGAAACTCGTCGAGAGCCTCACCGAAGACGCCCCCGAGGAGTTCGACCACGACGACCTCAAGACGCTCGACCGCTGGCTGCTGGCCTCGCTCGACCGCGAAATCGAGTACGTCACGGAGAAGTTCGAGAACCGCGAGTTCTCGAAGGCCCGCGATAGCCTCCGGAGTTTCTTCTGGCACACGTTCTGTGACGACTACCTCGAAATCGCCAAACAGCGACTCCGCGAGGGCGACGACCCGTCGGCGGCGTACACGCTTCAGACTGCCCACCAGCAGTTCCTCATCATGTTCGCGCCCATCCTCGCTCACGTCACCGAGGAGCTCTGGCGCGACATGTACTCCGAAGAGAGCGTCCACGAACAGTCGTGGCCCGAACCGCTCGGCCTCGACGCCGACTTCGAGGCAGGCGAGACTGCCATGGCCGTCGTCGGTGCCCTCCGGAAGTACAAGAGCGACGCCCAACTCTCGATGAACGCGTCTGTCGAGGATGTCGAAGTCTACGGCAACATCGACGGCTTCGAGGAGGACATCAGCGGCGTGATGCACGTCGAGTCGCTCTCGTCGACCGACGACGAACCGCCAATCGAGTCGGTCATCTCGGGTATCGACCTCGACTACTCCATCGTCGGCCCCGAGTTCGGCAGCAAGGTTCCTGACATCGAGGCGGCACTCGCACAGGACGACTACGAACTCGTCGGCGACGAACTCCACGTCGCGGGCGTCGAACTCGGCCCCGACGCGTTCGAGGTCAACGAAGAGCGCACCTACTCCGGCGAGGGCGAATTCGTCGAGACCGAGGGCGCGCTCATCATCATCAAGAACTGAGCGAGAGACGGCGACCGCTCGGTCGCAGAAAACTCTCTTTTACCGGTCTACACCGACGGCGTCTTCGATACTGTCGAAGCCGTCGCGTTCGAGGCGGTCGAGGAGGCCGCGGTTGATGTCGCGAGCGATGGACGGGCCTTCGTATATCATGCCCGTGTAGAGTTGGACCATCGACGCGCCCGCGCGAATCTTCTGGTAGGCTCCTTCGGCGTCGGAGACGCCACCCACGCCGATGATGGGCACGTCGCTTCGGTCGGCGATGAAACGAATCATCTCGGTGGCCGAGTTCTCGATGGGCTTTCCGGAGAGGCCGCCGCGTTCGGCCTGATTGGCGTTCTGGAGCGAGTCGGGTCGGGAGGTGGTCGTGTTGCTCGCGATGATGCCGTCGAGGGAGAGGTCGTCGACGACTTCGAGTGCGTCTTCGACGGCGGGGTCCGGAAGGTCGGGGGAGAGTTTCACGAGGAGCGGGTCGGCACCTGCGTCCACGAGCGTTCCGAGAATCGCTTCGAGGGAGTCGCGGTTCTGGAGGTCGCGGAAGCCCTCGCTGTTGGGACACGAGACGTTGACGACGAAGTAGTCCGCACCGTCGGCGACGCGTTCGTAGGTGTACAGGTAGTCTTCGGGGGCGTCCTCGGTGTCTGTCACCTCGGAGAGGGCGAGATTGACGCCGAGCGGAACGTCCGGACGTGGACCAGTCGAGAGTCGTTCGCCGACTGCGTCCGCACCCTCGTTGTTGAGGCCCATCCGGTTGATGAGCGCCTCGTCTTCGGGGAGGCGGAACATGCGTGGCCGGGAGTTCCCAGACTGTGGTTTCGCAGTGACGCCGCCGACTTCGATGTGCCCGAATCCGAGCGCTGCGAGGACGGTCGGAATCTCGGCGTTCTTGTCGAATCCGGCGGCGACGCCGACGGGATTGGGGAAGTCGAGTCCGAAGGCAGTCGTCGAAAGCCGTGGGTCGTCCACGCGGTACTGGTGTTCGAGGAACGATTCGACTGGCGTATCGCGGACCGACTGGAGCAGTCCGTGAATCGTCCGATGTGCAGTCTCTGGTGGGAGCGAAAAGAGGACTGGTTTGGCGAGTTGATAGGGGTTCATTGCTGAATTGTGTGCGGTCCGCTGGAGGCGGTTCTGTTTCGAGACGTCACGGCACACCCGTGTTCAGAAGTCGTGTTCGACCTGGTCTGGGTCTGCTTTCTGGATGATGATTTTCCCGTCTCGAACGCGGACGAATACCTCGTCGCCGATCTCCATGCCGGCAACTGCGAGTTCGTCTTCGTGGAGGTTGACGTGGACGTTGTGATACTCGCCATTCTCGTCTTTGGCGCCACTCGGGCTGAGCTTCTTTTTCCGGACCATCTGGGGGTCTATCCGTTGGTTCGCCGCAGGGAATACATAAGTGTTGTCTCCGTCATTCCTCGCCACGCCGATTTTCCTCCCATTTCGAGTGTTTTTGCGACAAATTCGTCTGCGTGTTGACGACTCTCCAGCGTCACCATCCGCCGAGAGTATATAAGTAGATGCCCGTCGTCGGTCGAAAATGGGCGATATATTTATGATGTGCCATGTGGTTCATTGGCATAGAGGTGGAAAATCATGGTACGCGAGGACGGTAAACGGAATTTCGTGCTCCGAGAGGAGGACGGTACAGAGACGAGTGTTTTCTCCGGGAGCATGCCACGGCAGGCAGCGCTCAAGGCAGCACGACGACTCGACCCAGCAGGGTCCGAAGAGGAAGCACAAGACGGCGCAGTCGAGATTCGACTCCGTGAGAAGGGAACCGACAAGGTTCACATCTTCGACGCGTGGGCGTGGGAGAGTAGCGCTCCTGAGGACAAGCCCGGCTGGATGGAAGGGAGCATCACCAAAGGAAACGTCTCTAAGAAGGGCATCGAGCACCTCGAAGAGTAGTCCGACAACGGTCACTTTCTTATCGCACGCGGGTACGCACGCACGAGCGATGCGTCTGTAGTTCGAGTAGCGAGTAGGCGAACGTCGAGCCGGTTTCTGATGCTCGGAACCACACAGACCCCCAGCGAGTCGATACGCCTTTGACTACGGCACCGTCAGTTTCGCTTGCGCGACCAACACCCGGTCAGACCGTACGTACAACGCGGGGGATGAACGGCCGGCCTCCAGTCGCGCGACATCAACACTCACGAGAGACATTCATGTTTCTCTGAATTCATCACGATTTTATGAGGCTTCTCGACATGAAACCGCATGACGAAGCGCCTTTGGTTCGACGGCCTTTTATGTAACCGTGCCATTCGAAGTAATGTGAAGAAGCGCACGGGGGCACTCCCCCCGAAGGCTTCGTCCGAACGCCCACCGACCCAAGGTCGTTTGGCGCTCCACGGGATGACACACCTTCCCGGGGTGCCGACGATACGACGGCCTTAAGTGGTCCAAGGCATTTCGGAAGAATGCGAACGACACAACGCGATTTCGGGGCGTTTCAACGCGTCCCGATTCACGGGTTGGGTCGAGCGAGGTTCGACGGGTTTATACCCTCGAACCACCTCGATTCAAATCCGAAGGAAATGAGGATTCCGCCCCTGCGGTACGCCGCAAGACGGTATCTGATGTTAGCCCTAGTAGTTCGGTGATATCCGAACGGATATCAGCGAACTCGGACCTTTGAACGGTGATTTGACAGCATTACGCTGCCATTCACCCGCCAACACCCCGCGACCAGGTTTAAATGGTCGCGACCCATTCCGGTTGATCCTGCCGGAGGTCATTGCTATTGGGGTCCGATTTAGCCATGCTAGTTGTACGAGCTTATACTCGTTGCGAAAAGCTCAGTAACACGTGGACAAACTACCCTACGGAGAACGATAACCTCGGGAAACTGAGGCTAATAGTTCATAGGGGAGTCGCGCTGGAAATGCCGACTCTCCCAAACGCTCCGGCGCCGTAGGATGTGTCTGCGGCCGATTAGGTAGACGGTGGGGTAACGGCCCACCGTGCCGATAATCGGTACGGGTTGTGAGAGCAAGAGCCCGGAGACGGAATCTGAGACAAGATTCCGGGCCCTACGGGGCGCAGCAGGCGCGAAACCTTTACACTGTACGCAAGTGCGATAAGGGGACCCCAAGTGCGAGGGCATATAGTCCTCGCTTTTCCCGACTGTAAGGCGGTCGGGGAATAAGGGCTGGGCAAGACCGGTGCCAGCCGCCGCGGTAATACCGGCAGCCCAAGTGATGACCGATATTATTGGGCCTAAAGCGTCCGTAGCCGGCCACGAAGGTCCATCGGGAAATCCGCCAGCTTAACTGGCGGGCGTCCGGTGGAAACCACGTGGCTTGGGACCGGAAGGCTCGAGGGGTACGTCCGGGGTAGGAGTGAAATCCCGTAATCCTGGACGGACCACCGATGGCGAAAGCACCTCGAGAAGACGGATCCGACGGTGAGGGACGAAAGCTAGGGTCTCGAACCGGATTAGATACCCGGGTAGTCCTAGCTGTAAACGATGCTCGCTAGGTGTGGCACAGGCTACGAGCCTGTGCTGTGCCGTAGGGAAGCCGAGAAGCGAGCCGCCTGGGAAGTACGTCCGCAAGGATGAAACTTAAAGGAATTGGCGGGGGAGCACTACAACCGGAGGAGCCTGCGGTTTAATTGGACTCAACGCCGGACATCTCACCAGCTCCGACTATAGTAATGACGGTCAGGTTGATGACCTTGCCACGATGCTATAGAGAGGAGGTGCATGGCCGCCGTCAGCTCGTACCGTGAGGCGTCCTGTTAAGTCAGGCAACGAGCGAGACCCGCACTTCTAATTGCCAGCAGCAGTTTCGACTGGCTGGGTACATTAGAAGGACTGCCGCTGCTAAAGCGGAGGAAGGAACGGGCAACGGTAGGTCAGTATGCCCCGAATGAGCTGGGCTACACGCGGGCTACAATGGTCGAGACAATGGGTTGCTATCTCGAAAGAGAACGCTAATCTCCTAAACTCGATCGTAGTTCGGATTGAGGGCTGAAACTCGCCCTCATGAAGCTGGATTCGGTAGTAATCGCATTTCATAAGAGTGCGGTGAATACGTCCCTGCTCCTTGCACACACCGCCCGTCAAAGCACCCGAGTGAGGTCCGGATGAGGCTGTCACACGACAGTCGAATCTGGGCTTCGCAAGGGGGCTTAAGTCGTAACAAGGTAGCCGTAGGGGAATCTGCGGCTGGATCACCTCCTAACGAACGAGACCACCCCGACGGGGTGGCTCACTTTCGATCTCCCGAGTTCGCCGACGTCCGTTCGGACACCTTAGAACTACTAGGGCTGACACGGGCCCATAGCTCAGTGGTAGAGTGCCTCCTTTGCAAGGAGGATGCCCAGGGTTCGAATCCCTGTGGGTCCATGGTAAGCAATGTTCAACCCTCGTTGAATCGTGCCCCTTAAGTGTGGGACGACGATACGAAGGAATGAGCATTGACGACTGATGCACCAACCCGCGCAAGCGTGGTTGGGAAGGGTCGAATACGCGCCAGAAGACTACTGGGCGTATGATGAAACCGTGTGTACGTGCAATCCAGGCGTCCACTGGACCCGTTCTCCGGGTCACAGTGACTATATCAACTGGCTACTGTGCCAGCTGG
The genomic region above belongs to Haloferax marinisediminis and contains:
- a CDS encoding quinone-dependent dihydroorotate dehydrogenase, whose amino-acid sequence is MNPYQLAKPVLFSLPPETAHRTIHGLLQSVRDTPVESFLEHQYRVDDPRLSTTAFGLDFPNPVGVAAGFDKNAEIPTVLAALGFGHIEVGGVTAKPQSGNSRPRMFRLPEDEALINRMGLNNEGADAVGERLSTGPRPDVPLGVNLALSEVTDTEDAPEDYLYTYERVADGADYFVVNVSCPNSEGFRDLQNRDSLEAILGTLVDAGADPLLVKLSPDLPDPAVEDALEVVDDLSLDGIIASNTTTSRPDSLQNANQAERGGLSGKPIENSATEMIRFIADRSDVPIIGVGGVSDAEGAYQKIRAGASMVQLYTGMIYEGPSIARDINRGLLDRLERDGFDSIEDAVGVDR
- a CDS encoding NmrA family NAD(P)-binding protein, which gives rise to MGQTVAAAFADPDRFVGETIDLVGDALTPTEIAATFADVLDIAVEFVSVPLDEYREQRGDEIADMYAWFDDGAYDATRPDLSRFGISLRTLAQHLADNDTWRPAPAPVR
- a CDS encoding non-histone chromosomal MC1 family protein produces the protein MVREDGKRNFVLREEDGTETSVFSGSMPRQAALKAARRLDPAGSEEEAQDGAVEIRLREKGTDKVHIFDAWAWESSAPEDKPGWMEGSITKGNVSKKGIEHLEE
- a CDS encoding trans-sulfuration enzyme family protein, whose translation is MNDYELTRETLAVTHGERGQAPAPGIEDVVIPLHLSSTYSVPDVDPDADLELLDPDAGEFLYSRLSNPTRNALEHRLAALEGAEHALAFVSGTAAIAATMTAVIRPGDHIVAFEDLYGGTKTMLNRLFGERLGVDVTFVDATDPENVESAMRDETRLIWMETPTNPLMHLCDIEAIAAIADEWDAVFGVDNTFLSPYFQNPLSLGADVVVHSTTKYLNGHSDSIGGAVVTNRDDIMDELAFLQRVGMGSMLSPFDSYMTLRGIKTLPLRMRQHEENAMEIARFLESHEAVTRVLYPGLESHPQHELAARQQSGFGGVLSFELDTDLDGTAEFLGRLREFPLAVSLGGVESLIEHPATMTHSPLAQTERDALGISDSLLRMSVGVEHVDDLLADLDAALASV
- a CDS encoding NmrA/HSCARG family protein, with amino-acid sequence MKILVTGATGQQGGAVIDHLLADESGQYEVYGLTRDLSSAAARSLVERGVHVVEGDLRDRDRMVTLLEGVDGVFCVTTFFEDGPEIETEQGVTVADAAAEVGVSHFVYASVSAADRAPLAHFQSKFAVEEHIRGLDLPATIIRPPYFMQNFEWLRGDIEAGTLQLPLSPDSVLHMVSPTISARRSRPHSPTPTDSSARPSTSWATH
- a CDS encoding valine--tRNA ligase, translating into MPSGEYDPETVEANWQERWVDEDLYAYPAGAVDPDTVFSIDSPPPTVSGSLHWGHVYGFTLQDFVARFNRMRGEEVYFPFGYDDNGIASELLTEEELGIKHQDYERREFQKLCREVTSKYEAEFTEKMQNLGISIDWDQTYQTISPEVQRISQLSFVDLYEKDRQYRQRAPAIWCPECETAISQVETEDDEQHSHFHDIEFGVADSDDSFVISTTRPELLPACVAVFVHPDDDDNQHLVGQEAEVPLFGQRVPILEDERVDLETGTGLVMCCTFGDQTDIEWYQAHDLPLRVAIDESGTMTEVADEYAGLSSDEAREAIVSDLDDVDALLDKRAITHTVNVHERCGTSVEFLVKDQWYIKLLDKREEYLEAGEQMDWFPDKMFTRYKNWIEGLQWDWAISRQRSSGIPFPVWYCGDCEHVVVAEREDLPVDPLSDDPPVDSCPECGHDEFVAEDDVFDTWATSSLTPLINAGWDWDPETESFEMDKPELYPFDMRPQGHDIISFWLFHTVVKCYEHTGEVPFDSVMINGMVLDENREKMSKSVGNVVSPDQVLEKFPVDAARYWAAGSAVGDDLPYQEKGLVAGEKLMRKLWNASKLVESLTEDAPEEFDHDDLKTLDRWLLASLDREIEYVTEKFENREFSKARDSLRSFFWHTFCDDYLEIAKQRLREGDDPSAAYTLQTAHQQFLIMFAPILAHVTEELWRDMYSEESVHEQSWPEPLGLDADFEAGETAMAVVGALRKYKSDAQLSMNASVEDVEVYGNIDGFEEDISGVMHVESLSSTDDEPPIESVISGIDLDYSIVGPEFGSKVPDIEAALAQDDYELVGDELHVAGVELGPDAFEVNEERTYSGEGEFVETEGALIIIKN